From a region of the Eulemur rufifrons isolate Redbay chromosome 7, OSU_ERuf_1, whole genome shotgun sequence genome:
- the DIPK1B gene encoding divergent protein kinase domain 1B — translation MRRLRRLAHLVLFCPFSTGLQGRLPGLRVKSVFLVWLGVFAGSWMVYLHYSSYSELCRGRVCQVVICDQYRKGIISGSLCQDLCELHKVEWRTCLSSSPGQQVYSGLWRDKDVTIKCGIEEALESKARPDVAPRRELVLFDKPTRGTSIKEFREMTFSFLKANLGDLPSLPALVGQVLLMADFNKDSRVSLAEAKSVWALLQRNEFLLLLSLQEKEHASRLLGYCGDLYLTEGIPHGPWHVAALPPLLRPLLPPALHGALQQWLGPAWPWRAKIAIGLLEFVEELFHGSYGTFYMCETTLANVGYTATYDFKMADLQQVAPEAAVRRFLQGRRCEHSADCTYGRDCRAPCDRLMRQCKGDLIQPNLAKVCELLRDYLLPGAPADLREELGSQLRTCTTLSGLASQVEAHHSLVLSHLKTLLWKKISNTKYS, via the exons ATGCGGCGGCTGCGGCGCCTGGCGCACCTGGTGCTCTTCTGCCCCTTCTCCACGGGCCTGCAG GGGCGGCTCCCGGGCCTCAGGGTCAAGTCCGTCTTCCTGGTCTGGCTGGGCGTCTTTGCGGGCAGCTGGATGGTGTACCTGCACTACTCGTCCTACTCAGAGCTGTGTCGCGGCCGCGTCTGCCAGGTGGTCATT TGTGACCAGTACCGCAAGGGCATCATCTCGGGCTCCCTCTGCCAGGACCTGTGCGAGCTGCACAAGGTGGAGTGGAGGACCTGCCTGTCATCGTCCCCGGGCCAGCAG GTGTACAGCGGGCTCTGGAGGGACAAGGATGTGACCATCAAGTGTGGCATTGAGGAGGCCCTCGAGTCTAAGGCCCGGCCGGATGTGGCCCCCCGACGGGAGCTGGTGCTGTTTGACAAGCCCACCCGGGGCACCTCGATTAAGGAATTCCGGGAGATGACCTTCAGCTTCCTCAAG GCGAACCTGGGAGACCTGCCCTCGCTGCCAGCGCTGGTTGGCCAGGTCCTGCTCATGGCTGACTTCAACAAGGACAGCCGGGTGTCCCTGGCCGAAGCCAAGTCCGTGTGGGCCCTGCTGCAGCGCAACgagttcctgctgctgctgtcccTGCAGGAGAAGGAGCACGCCTCCAGGCTGCTGGGCTACTGCGGGGACCTCTACCTCACCGAAGGCATCCCCCACGGGCCCTGGCACGTGGCCGCACTACCGCCCCTGCTGCGCCCACTGCTGCCGCCCGCCCTGCACGGCGCCCTCCAGCAGTGGCTGGGGCCCGCGTGGCCCTGGCGGGCCAAGATCGCCATCGGCCTGCTGGAGTTCGTGGAGGAGCTCTTCCACGGCTCCTATGGGACCTTCTACATGTGCGAGACCACGCTGGCCAACGTGGGCTACACGGCCACCTACGACTTCAAGATGGCCGACCTGCAGCAGGTGGCACCGGAGGCTGCCGTGCGCCGCTTCCTTCAGGGCCGCCGCTGCGAGCACAGCGCTGACTGCACCTACGGGCGCGACTGCAGGGCCCCTTGCGACAGGCTCATGAGGCAGTGCAAGGGTGACCTCATCCAGCCCAACCTGGCCAAGGTGTGTGAGCTGCTGCGGGACTACCTGCTGCCCGGCGCCCCCGCCGACCTCCGCGAGGAGCTGGGCTCGCAGCTGCGCACCTGCACCACGCTGAGCGGGCTGGCCAGCCAGGTGGAGGCCCACCACTCGCTGGTGCTCAGCCACCTCAAGACACTGCTCTGGAAGAAGATCTCCAACACAAAGTACTCCTAA